Part of the Triticum aestivum cultivar Chinese Spring chromosome 4D, IWGSC CS RefSeq v2.1, whole genome shotgun sequence genome is shown below.
TTGCTAGTTAAATATGTGATCAGACTTTGACCCAAATACGATTGGgactaataaatcaggacggaTGTAGTCTGtatgatcattatcattgttaTTAAGTGATTCGATTAAAATTGTGGGCATGCATGCTCAGATTGGTAGGGTCTGTGAACTCATTCATGTCCTCCCTCAGTTATCGTATTGGGCTATTGGCAGCTGGTTAATTATTCTTTCCATGCATGCTCCGCGCGCCATGAGACCTGTGTCGCGTCTCATTAGGACCGATACGCATGGATCGACACGTATCCATCACCCACTTGTATGCACATATGTATATATATTTGTCGTGCTTTATTCTGTACACTGCACGCACAATTATCTGAAATGTGTTACAAGCAGAAGCAGGCTAGCTACACATACCATGCTTCCGGCCGATGTGACCCGCAAAAAAGGACACGTAACCATAGGCCCCTAGCCAGAGCCTAACCATCTTTTAGAACTCCATTTCAAAGAAGAAATGCTAGCTAGCTAAACATAAGCACCTGGCTGAGGGTGATTAGCCAGCAGATTCAAGTGCcaagccaaagacggagctagGTAACAAAGAGTTTGTTCCTATGCCTGCAAGCATGTGGACCGCGCCCTACAAGGCATGCACGTGTCACGGTCAAAGATGACGGGAAAAAGATCTGCGTGTCGACCCTGCCTCCATCTACACCACGTACGTACCTACGGCAAACAGCAATGTGTCTCTTTGCTAGACATTGTCCACGCACGCATCGTGTCATGATGATGTTGTCAATCGACCATGCTAAATTTGATAATGCTAGGATATGTACATTTGGCGCGTGAATAGAATAGTCCTTTTGGTAAGGCCTGTCAATTTCTTTCAATCATAGTCAATTAGTTTGGCAAGAAATATTTGAGCAAAATATATTGCGGTAATTCTGTCTTAAAACTAGTAGTACATCTTTTTAGATGATAAATTGGGCACATAAAGTCATGATGCTCCAAGAACTAGTATTGTCCTCTCAACGAGAAATGGACAAAAGCGGCCGCACATATGTCCATGTCGCATGGGATTCGCAGATTTGAGCGGCCAAGTCAGCGAGCTACATTATCGTTGACTTTGCACTGCGTGAGCCGTCCGGTTCCAGAACAACGGTCCGGATATTGTTTCACTTATACAATTTTACTTTAAATATTTCATTTATCGGCAACCCTCCAAACATCTTTATTGTCTCCTTCCTCTCATCCCCAATGCCAAAGCTAGCTCACATGCATCATGCACCTGTTGCGATCAGCTATCTCGTGGTGATCTTCTCATGGAGAGACTGGTCGATTACACACGTGGAGTGTGTAAAATATCCGTGGGCTAATTAAGCTAGGAGCTATTTGCCTATTTCAACCCCTTCATTTCTTCTTGGTCTATAAGTACCACCCCAAGGTCCCTTGCACTGGACACACACAGCCAGAGCTAGCTCGAATAATCCCTGTAGTAGACGCACAGCAGCTCGGGTAGGAAGCTATGGCGACGAAAGCGGCGGTGATCGCCACGGTGCTGGCCCTGAACCTGCTCTTCTTCACCTTGGCCGACGACTGCGGCTGCAAGCTgcctagcccgccgccgccggccgggggaggaggaggagggggcggcggcggtggaggcaagGGTGGAGGAGGAGGGACCGGTGGCTGCCCGATCGACGCGCTAAAGCTGGGGGCGTGCGCGAACGTGCTGGGCGGGCTGATCAACCTGCGGCCGGTGACGACGCCGAAGCAGACGTGCTGCTCGCTGCTCCAGGGGCTGGCGGACCTGGATGCGGCCGTGTGCCTGTGCACGGCTCTCAAGGCCAACATCCTGGGCATCCACCTCAACGTGCCCGTCGACCTCAACCTCCTCGTCAACTACTGCGGCAAGAACGTCCCCTCCGGCTTCCAGTGCCCCTAGAAGACCCCGGAAGATCCATCCACTGCAAAATCTCCGGCATGCATATATGTCATTGACTAGTATACTACTCACGTAGCTAATTGTATACCTATACTGCTTGCTTGATAAATCAATCGATGATTTGCTAGTTTGTTTAAACTTCGTATGTGCGCGCCACTGCTAGCTATAATGAAACGCTCGACATCGAACAACTAGGTTGATTATTCACTTGATGCAATTGTCGTACGCGCCTGCTTAATTAGTTCACGTCTCAGCACGTAGCTAGGAGTACAGCATATATGTATGATGGGGAATGTGCCACAAGCAAGGCTGCGTTAACGCACAAAAATGAGTTCACCATACTACAAACATCGCAGACGTATAGACTTTGCTCCTATATCTGCAAGCATGTGGTCGACATGCACGGGTCACGGTCAAAGACGAAGtaacaaagatctgcatgtcgatCGACCCTACATGCACTGCATATAGTACACCACGTCACGGTCACGGTCAAGGTCAAAGATGATGGGAcaacacccgcaaaaaaaaaaagatgatGGGACAAAGATCTGTGTGTCGACCCTATCTGCGAATATACGACGTAGATACATATTGCAGTAATGCTTCACCTACTGATTTAATTTCGTTGTTAGAGCATCTATAACCGTAACCCGTAAATTTAGGCCCTCAAACGCGCCCACGTGTCCTCAAGCATGGACCAGACACTCCTTAAATAACTCTCTGCATCCCAACACCTTATATATAAAACTTAAAACCATATAAAACCATGCAAAGAAAATATTTACGTAGCACGTAGATCAACTAATCCTCGACTACGCTACTCGTTGCCATCGGCGATGTCAACTATCTCTGTTCCAGCCTCCGGGCTCGGGTACATGGGTGGCAGACGCAACTCCGGCTCCTTCTCTGCCTCCGCCTGGGCCTCCGCCTCCATCTCCGCTCCCACCTCATCGGAGAGCGCGTCGGTCTCCGCCTGTTCTTGCCGGAGGAAGCGCTAGTTGGATTCCACGTACGTCTCATCCTGGATGCACTCCAGGGTTGCTGTCGGTCTTCACCTGTTCTTGCTGAAGGAAGCACTAGTTGGATTCCATGGTACGTCTCATCCTGGATGCACTCCAGGGTGGTTGTCTGCTCCCCCATCTCCGCTGCTTAGGCGACTGCGAACTCCGCCATAGCCTCGTCCATGGTGAAGCCTGCAACCGGCGTTGAATCCTCCTCTTGCCCCGCCAGGTCCGCCTCCTGTGGATCCGCCCCCTCCATGTGGCTCCCGCTGCTGCTCCCCCTCCCCCGGCTTAGCCGAGTCAGGAGGCAGGCCCGTTACGATCCAGGCGGCACACCTCACCCAGATCTCCTCGATCTGAAAGTGGCGCTCTGGCGTTAGCATATCGTAGGTGGTCTTGTTCTACAAGCCTATGTCAGACGGCGAGGAAAGAGGAAGGTGGAGACGGAGAGAAATGTGCTTGGGCTGGCAGCGCGGAGAGGGAGGAAGAGGTTGTGGCTAGGGCTGGGGATGCCGGCCGTCTTAAATAGCCGGACTTTGGCCTCGGCCAGCGAGCCTCAGCGGCGCCATGTGATGTTCATACCCCCACCGGAGGAGACACCCATCAGCGTCCACGCACGCAACGTGTCAGATGTTGTCAATCCAGCATACTACCTACAAATTTGCTTTGGAGTTGTCATTTTGATCAATAATGTCAGTATCATTCAACCAGTTTTAAGAAATCTAAAGAAGCATAAGTTACTAGTTAATTTAAGAGTATAACCGTAAAAGGACAATACAAAACTAGTAAGTAAATCTCAACGCAATTAACATGTTGACAATTGTAAAATGATTTCATTAAAGATTTTGATAAACCCCAGCTGAGTGAGTTTAGAAATTGTGTCTGTCGATTTCATATGAGAGAGGAGCGAAGGCTCGAGCCCGAGACGGGAGAGCGCAGGCTCACCAGCGAGGCCGAGCCAGAGCCGGTGATGACACAAATGGTCGCGACGTCATGGGCGCAGCCGAGCCAATGTTGACAAGTGCTGGTGGGAGGCTTTTTGGTCTGACCCACACTCGGATTAGACAGAGTCGGAGAAGGGGACACCGCGGCCTACCGCAGTGGTGCCCGTGAGGGTTGGTCAGAAACTCGCCGAAGACGGGGCAGGAGAGAGGAGAAGTCATGATGGGGCAAAGAAATGTTG
Proteins encoded:
- the LOC123099115 gene encoding lipid transfer protein EARLI 1 isoform X2; the protein is MATKAAVIATVLALNLLFFTLADDCGCKLPSPPPPAGGGGGGTGGCPIDALKLGACANVLGGLINLRPVTTPKQTCCSLLQGLADLDAAVCLCTALKANILGIHLNVPVDLNLLVNYCGKNVPSGFQCP
- the LOC123099115 gene encoding pEARLI1-like lipid transfer protein 1 isoform X1 — protein: MATKAAVIATVLALNLLFFTLADDCGCKLPSPPPPAGGGGGGGGGGGGKGGGGGTGGCPIDALKLGACANVLGGLINLRPVTTPKQTCCSLLQGLADLDAAVCLCTALKANILGIHLNVPVDLNLLVNYCGKNVPSGFQCP